One Marinifilum sp. JC120 DNA window includes the following coding sequences:
- a CDS encoding XTP/dITP diphosphatase — MKTVVLATTNKGKIAEFDELLKDLGLEVKGLDQFPEIGEIPEPGETFLENAIIKAQTVANLTGLVAVADDSGLEVDALKGAPGVYSARYSGEDATPEKNNAKLLEELDGVAEEERTARFVCVMVAATPDNIRIQSRGEWEGRIAFELTGKQGFGYDPLFFDPELDCVAAEMTRETKNARSHRGKALRALMEQWAGFQEKIST, encoded by the coding sequence TTGAAAACAGTTGTTCTTGCCACCACCAATAAGGGCAAAATTGCTGAGTTTGATGAGCTTCTTAAAGATCTGGGCCTGGAAGTGAAAGGTCTGGATCAATTCCCTGAAATCGGGGAAATCCCCGAACCGGGCGAGACCTTTCTTGAAAATGCCATTATTAAGGCCCAAACAGTTGCCAACCTGACCGGGCTGGTGGCTGTTGCCGATGATTCCGGCCTTGAAGTTGATGCTTTGAAGGGTGCTCCCGGCGTGTATTCAGCCCGTTACAGCGGTGAGGATGCCACTCCCGAAAAGAATAATGCCAAGCTGCTTGAAGAACTGGACGGTGTTGCAGAAGAAGAGCGCACTGCCCGTTTTGTCTGTGTTATGGTGGCGGCTACTCCCGATAATATCCGCATTCAGAGCCGTGGTGAATGGGAAGGGCGTATTGCTTTTGAACTGACCGGAAAGCAGGGCTTCGGCTACGATCCTCTTTTCTTTGATCCCGAACTTGATTGCGTTGCCGCGGAAATGACCCGCGAAACCAAGAACGCACGTTCCCATCGCGGCAAGGCTTTGCGCGCGCTCATGGAACAATGGGCTGGTTTTCAAGAGAAAATCAGTACATAA
- a CDS encoding PAS domain S-box protein, whose protein sequence is MNIQEYYDTIMQLSHGIVVTLDLDGGIIHGNSRLESLTGYSMKELAGKDWFETFISEDQRAEARKDIFGKTKQREISKISGNIRSRGGDKVYIDWNLKALSDSDGSIISILCVGQDVTAHMLRQKGLLRERFALIERNKELNCLFEISKLGGDITLELKESLEKITKLLPSGFQNPEKTHVRLRVGSLSWETDGFTKTENILVEPVESGREIRGNITVAVENDGQQGEGESVFIDDEKDLLSTAAQQVSIIVAKKEIKSAKQELEQQLRQADRLAKIGQFSAGVAHEINEPLANILGYSQLALQTSDLPEQVRSDLDSIVESSLHAREIIKKIMFFSRQLPPQFIPTNLNETIGQALRITETAAKRSNIEIDCKFDENLPLVSADPQHIKQVIVNLAANAIQAMGDGGKLTIKTLNNKSDAYIVVQDNGPGIAAEELKQIFNPFFTTKDVDKGTGLGLSVVLGIVKAHNGFIQVHSEPGQGTRFEVTFPCLQNNQPTK, encoded by the coding sequence ATGAATATTCAGGAATACTACGACACCATAATGCAGCTTAGCCACGGCATAGTGGTTACCCTTGATCTGGACGGCGGAATTATTCACGGTAATTCCCGACTGGAATCACTTACCGGATATTCCATGAAGGAACTGGCCGGAAAAGACTGGTTTGAAACGTTCATATCCGAAGACCAGCGCGCTGAAGCCAGAAAAGATATTTTTGGCAAGACTAAACAACGTGAAATTTCGAAAATTTCCGGTAACATTCGTTCCCGTGGCGGGGACAAGGTATATATTGATTGGAATTTAAAGGCATTGAGTGATTCCGACGGAAGTATCATAAGTATTCTTTGTGTCGGTCAGGATGTTACAGCTCATATGCTCAGGCAAAAAGGTCTGCTCAGGGAACGTTTTGCCCTTATTGAACGTAATAAAGAACTTAACTGTCTGTTTGAGATAAGCAAGCTCGGCGGTGATATTACGCTTGAGCTCAAGGAATCTCTTGAAAAAATAACCAAACTGTTACCTTCAGGATTTCAGAATCCCGAAAAGACCCATGTCCGGTTGCGAGTGGGGAGTCTTAGCTGGGAAACTGACGGTTTCACAAAAACTGAAAACATCCTGGTTGAACCGGTGGAATCCGGCCGGGAGATCAGGGGAAACATAACTGTGGCCGTGGAAAACGACGGTCAGCAGGGTGAAGGTGAGTCTGTATTTATAGATGATGAAAAGGATCTGCTGAGCACTGCTGCACAGCAGGTATCTATTATTGTGGCCAAGAAGGAGATCAAGTCGGCCAAGCAGGAACTTGAGCAACAGTTGCGTCAAGCGGATCGCTTGGCCAAAATCGGCCAGTTTTCTGCTGGCGTGGCTCATGAAATAAATGAGCCGCTGGCAAATATTTTAGGATACTCCCAACTTGCCTTGCAGACATCTGATCTTCCAGAGCAAGTTCGCTCTGATCTGGACAGCATCGTTGAATCTTCATTGCATGCACGTGAAATAATTAAAAAAATAATGTTCTTCAGCCGACAGTTGCCTCCGCAGTTCATCCCCACTAATCTCAATGAAACTATCGGACAGGCTCTGCGCATAACCGAGACTGCCGCCAAACGCAGCAATATTGAAATAGATTGCAAGTTTGATGAAAATCTTCCACTTGTCTCAGCTGACCCGCAGCATATCAAGCAGGTCATTGTCAATTTGGCCGCCAATGCGATTCAGGCCATGGGTGACGGGGGAAAACTGACTATAAAAACACTAAACAATAAAAGTGATGCCTATATTGTGGTGCAAGATAACGGTCCCGGCATTGCTGCAGAGGAACTGAAGCAGATTTTTAATCCTTTTTTCACCACAAAAGATGTGGACAAAGGGACCGGGCTGGGCCTTTCAGTGGTCCTTGGCATTGTAAAGGCACACAACGGGTTTATTCAGGTTCACAGTGAGCCGGGCCAAGGCACCCGTTTTGAAGTGACTTTTCCCTGCCTGCAAAACAACCAGCCAACTAAATAA
- the rimO gene encoding 30S ribosomal protein S12 methylthiotransferase RimO → MSITKTRIYTISLGCPKNRVDTERMLGAFGDNMIPASTAEESDLVLINTCGFIGPATEESVDTILEAADAIKDLSPRPVLAVAGCLVSRYGKLSEQMPEVDLWLSTHELDQWPELAAKALAKEFPVSKQRAISTGPSYAYLKISEGCSHSCRFCTIPSIRGPHVSRNLDSLVDEARYILDQGVPELVVVGQDTTAYGCDLDDKETNLRSLIEKLLPLKGMEWLRLMYLYPAGLTDSMLSFLAQAGKPLLPYFDIPIQHAHPDVLSSMGRPFARDPRKVIDRVRKHIPHAVLRTSIIVGYPGETEEHFNTLVDFVKETRFQNLGVFAYQPEDGTPAGEMEQLPEELREERREQLMAIQSEISREILEEKVGETIQVLVEEPNDEWPGLFNGRVWFQAPEVDGTTYVSAPEEGIELKPGMMVEAEIDNVTDYDLVTLVK, encoded by the coding sequence ATGAGCATCACTAAAACCAGAATTTATACCATCAGCCTCGGCTGTCCCAAAAACAGGGTCGATACGGAAAGAATGCTCGGCGCATTCGGCGATAACATGATCCCAGCATCAACTGCCGAAGAATCCGACCTCGTGCTGATCAATACCTGCGGCTTTATCGGTCCTGCCACCGAAGAATCCGTGGATACCATTCTTGAGGCTGCCGATGCCATCAAAGACTTAAGCCCACGCCCGGTGCTGGCTGTAGCCGGATGTCTGGTCAGTCGATACGGCAAGCTAAGCGAACAGATGCCGGAAGTAGACCTCTGGCTATCCACTCACGAACTGGACCAGTGGCCGGAACTGGCCGCCAAAGCTCTGGCAAAAGAATTTCCAGTCTCAAAACAACGGGCCATCAGCACCGGCCCGTCCTACGCCTACCTGAAAATAAGCGAAGGCTGCTCCCACTCCTGTAGATTCTGCACTATCCCCTCCATCCGCGGGCCCCATGTAAGCCGCAATCTGGATAGTCTGGTGGACGAAGCCCGCTACATCCTTGACCAAGGCGTACCGGAACTGGTCGTTGTAGGACAGGATACCACGGCCTACGGCTGTGACCTTGACGATAAGGAAACAAACCTGCGTTCCCTTATTGAAAAATTGCTCCCACTCAAAGGGATGGAATGGCTGCGGCTCATGTATCTCTATCCCGCAGGGCTGACCGATTCCATGCTTTCCTTTCTTGCGCAGGCCGGAAAACCGCTGCTGCCCTATTTTGATATTCCCATCCAGCACGCCCACCCGGATGTACTGTCATCCATGGGCCGTCCCTTTGCACGCGACCCGCGCAAAGTGATTGACCGGGTACGCAAACATATCCCCCACGCGGTGCTGCGTACCAGCATCATCGTGGGCTATCCCGGCGAGACTGAAGAGCACTTCAACACCCTTGTTGATTTTGTAAAAGAAACCCGCTTTCAGAATCTGGGAGTATTCGCCTACCAGCCGGAAGACGGCACCCCTGCCGGGGAAATGGAACAACTGCCCGAAGAACTGCGCGAAGAACGCAGAGAGCAACTTATGGCAATCCAGTCCGAAATCAGCCGCGAAATCCTTGAAGAAAAAGTAGGGGAAACAATTCAGGTGCTGGTGGAAGAGCCGAATGACGAATGGCCCGGACTATTCAATGGAAGGGTCTGGTTTCAAGCCCCGGAAGTGGACGGTACCACCTACGTCAGTGCCCCGGAAGAGGGCATAGAGCTTAAACCGGGCATGATGGTTGAAGCAGAAATAGACAATGTCACTGATTATGATCTGGTGACTCTGGTTAAATAA
- a CDS encoding sporulation protein: MVSLKKIFIPLLVLSCMVLVSGCKIKGFNSVQEPVAAPVLAPVKVSSAPYTEEKKSVIVCTADFLRAARSFSYLHREYEGVKSVILKVPSCNGTAESVDKVVSGVRDQVDRLNKNGKLMSVLILGNREIIPPAGFSAVNGTEVFLSDYGYGGSASAPENVLPVGRIPARDCAEAEAVAAKYERWYGDREFRPAWPVSFIGGEGFSAQSLSDSELLFFSLQQEGMAGPEAIRYLGAAGGTTPQRLQQSLAEDDVSVQWLALEAGSEGFRSGNGIVSVSQILNLEYKPGLPVILNPSCEIAAVNATTPTPAEAVVLSPGGGLAMMTGCNSAGNVRAELDDGRVFRVDSSGTPRLLMEFHKAYFSGKHRMGDALIEARAQFAQNLLEGEDLAPLYDLVFYGDPVMSLPLPVRTESPSYKGLNVVTKSKKQQGVAVFAVNSTISFAMEEGGVYPAVRLQVIDRSDGRMVSSMKVEEDDIFNFMSDGEGQYLIYSRPLDGPLAWQFFDVREKGKVDKNESAVVAKRSKPSPRISAGLKSVSYAVQVSSNRKEKSAAKVRKRLSGQGYKAYVVEIPSANNRKWYCVRFGRFDSWADAVEASAAYERKEQADAKIVRCSDG, translated from the coding sequence ATGGTTAGTTTGAAGAAAATCTTTATTCCCCTGCTGGTTTTGTCATGCATGGTTCTGGTTTCCGGGTGTAAGATTAAAGGTTTCAACTCTGTTCAGGAACCAGTCGCCGCACCTGTCCTAGCTCCGGTTAAGGTTTCTTCTGCCCCTTACACCGAAGAAAAGAAGAGCGTGATTGTCTGTACTGCCGACTTTTTGCGCGCGGCTCGCTCTTTTTCCTATTTGCACCGTGAATACGAGGGTGTGAAGTCGGTTATCCTCAAGGTTCCGTCCTGCAATGGTACTGCTGAGTCGGTGGACAAAGTTGTTTCCGGGGTGCGTGATCAGGTGGACCGTCTTAATAAGAACGGTAAGCTCATGTCCGTGCTCATTCTCGGCAACCGGGAGATTATTCCTCCTGCCGGATTTAGCGCAGTGAACGGAACTGAAGTATTCCTTTCTGATTACGGTTATGGCGGTTCGGCCTCGGCCCCGGAGAATGTGCTGCCTGTTGGTAGAATTCCTGCCCGCGACTGTGCAGAGGCCGAAGCTGTGGCCGCTAAGTATGAACGCTGGTACGGGGACCGTGAGTTCCGTCCGGCGTGGCCGGTTTCATTTATCGGAGGGGAGGGCTTTTCCGCCCAGTCACTTTCTGATTCGGAGCTTCTTTTTTTCAGCCTGCAACAGGAAGGCATGGCCGGACCTGAAGCCATCCGCTACCTCGGTGCTGCCGGTGGAACGACTCCGCAGCGGTTGCAGCAGTCTCTGGCTGAGGATGATGTCTCGGTGCAGTGGCTGGCCCTTGAAGCCGGTTCCGAAGGATTTCGATCCGGGAACGGAATAGTGTCTGTCTCTCAAATTTTGAATCTTGAATACAAACCCGGCTTACCTGTTATCCTTAATCCATCCTGCGAAATTGCCGCTGTTAATGCCACCACGCCCACTCCTGCGGAAGCAGTTGTGCTTTCTCCCGGCGGGGGATTGGCTATGATGACCGGCTGCAACAGTGCTGGAAATGTCCGCGCCGAGCTTGATGATGGACGTGTTTTCCGGGTTGATTCCAGCGGTACACCCCGTTTGCTCATGGAATTTCATAAGGCTTACTTCAGCGGCAAACACCGCATGGGCGATGCCCTCATCGAAGCACGGGCTCAGTTTGCGCAGAATTTGCTTGAGGGCGAGGATCTTGCACCGTTGTATGACCTTGTTTTTTACGGTGATCCGGTCATGTCCCTGCCTTTGCCCGTGCGCACGGAATCTCCTTCTTACAAGGGGTTGAATGTGGTTACCAAGTCCAAAAAGCAACAGGGCGTAGCTGTTTTTGCGGTCAATTCCACCATTTCCTTTGCCATGGAAGAGGGCGGAGTCTACCCGGCTGTGCGTTTGCAGGTCATTGATCGTAGCGATGGGAGAATGGTCTCTTCCATGAAAGTGGAAGAGGATGATATTTTTAATTTCATGTCCGATGGCGAGGGGCAGTATCTTATTTATTCACGTCCGCTCGATGGGCCGTTGGCTTGGCAGTTTTTTGATGTTCGCGAGAAGGGAAAGGTTGATAAAAATGAATCCGCTGTTGTTGCAAAACGGAGCAAACCTTCCCCAAGGATTAGTGCCGGACTTAAATCGGTCAGCTACGCGGTACAGGTTAGCTCCAACCGTAAAGAGAAATCAGCTGCCAAAGTGCGTAAGCGGCTAAGCGGACAAGGCTACAAGGCCTATGTGGTCGAGATTCCTTCCGCTAATAATCGCAAGTGGTATTGTGTCCGTTTCGGACGTTTTGATTCATGGGCCGACGCCGTGGAAGCCTCCGCTGCTTATGAGCGTAAGGAACAAGCTGACGCGAAGATTGTTCGCTGTAGTGACGGGTAA
- the glmS gene encoding glutamine--fructose-6-phosphate transaminase (isomerizing) — translation MCGIIGYAGHRPAVPLIVEGLRRLEYRGYDSAGVATIQNKEIELVRAEGKLAALDEKLTKVNVTNSTFGVGHTRWATHGVPVERNAHPHLDHEKNIAMIHNGIIENYQEIKTELIAKGYEFRSDTDSEVLCNLIAEGRKHNSTMLESISWALKQVEGAYAIAVVSIDEPGTVYAARVASPMVMGVGVGENFVASDIPAFLPYTREVVFIEDGELVKITSSSWEVFNAETLDPVEKEVKTINWDVQAAQKGGHKHFMIKEIFEQPKVISDCLAGRVDQANNEIVLPEVEDMEPPERLHIIACGTSYHAGLWGKYLIEQWAKIPVEVEIASEFRYRDPLLAKGGVALAISQSGETADTLAGIKLAKEKGLSIIGLCNVVGSSVARESDHVMYTQAGPEISVASTKAMCSQLTALLLLALYWGKKKGVIDAATYSRAAADMRNIPSILEAALPAMRSRAQELSREYSEVNSFFFLGRGLYFPLALEGALKLKEISYIHAEGYASGEMKHGPIALIDPKFPTFAMALNDELFPKVKSNLVEVQARGGEIIALTNPGVDLDVEHRWSLPEVWGPLNTFIALPALQLFAYETADYLGKDVDQPRNLAKSVTVE, via the coding sequence ATGTGTGGAATTATCGGATACGCCGGGCACCGTCCCGCTGTTCCCCTTATTGTTGAGGGCTTGAGACGCCTTGAATATCGCGGTTATGATTCTGCGGGCGTTGCCACCATACAGAACAAGGAAATCGAGCTGGTCCGTGCCGAAGGCAAACTTGCCGCCCTTGATGAAAAGCTGACCAAGGTAAATGTAACCAATTCCACCTTCGGCGTAGGCCATACCCGTTGGGCTACTCACGGCGTACCTGTTGAACGCAACGCCCACCCGCATCTGGACCATGAAAAGAATATAGCCATGATCCATAACGGGATTATCGAAAACTATCAGGAAATCAAGACTGAACTGATCGCTAAAGGCTACGAATTTCGTTCCGATACCGACTCTGAAGTGCTCTGTAACCTCATTGCCGAGGGCCGCAAACACAATTCCACCATGTTGGAATCCATTTCATGGGCTTTGAAACAGGTTGAGGGTGCTTACGCCATCGCTGTGGTTTCCATTGATGAGCCGGGCACAGTCTACGCTGCCCGTGTTGCCAGTCCCATGGTCATGGGTGTGGGCGTGGGGGAGAATTTTGTTGCTTCCGATATTCCCGCTTTCCTGCCTTACACCCGTGAAGTTGTCTTTATTGAAGACGGCGAGCTGGTCAAAATCACTTCCTCTTCATGGGAAGTGTTCAATGCCGAGACCCTTGATCCGGTGGAAAAGGAAGTTAAGACCATCAATTGGGATGTTCAGGCCGCGCAGAAAGGCGGACATAAGCATTTCATGATTAAGGAAATTTTTGAGCAGCCCAAGGTTATCTCTGATTGCCTTGCTGGCCGTGTTGATCAGGCCAACAATGAGATTGTCCTGCCCGAAGTTGAGGATATGGAGCCGCCGGAAAGGCTGCACATTATTGCCTGCGGTACCTCTTACCATGCCGGGTTGTGGGGCAAGTATCTCATTGAGCAGTGGGCCAAGATTCCGGTGGAAGTGGAGATTGCCTCCGAGTTCCGCTACCGCGATCCCCTTCTTGCTAAGGGCGGCGTGGCTCTTGCTATCAGCCAGTCCGGTGAAACAGCCGACACTCTTGCCGGAATCAAGCTGGCTAAGGAGAAGGGACTGTCCATTATCGGCTTGTGCAACGTGGTTGGTTCCAGCGTGGCTAGAGAATCAGATCACGTCATGTATACTCAGGCCGGACCGGAAATCAGCGTTGCCTCCACCAAGGCTATGTGCAGTCAGCTCACCGCACTTTTGTTGCTGGCCCTCTATTGGGGTAAGAAAAAAGGCGTGATTGATGCTGCCACCTACAGCCGCGCTGCCGCGGATATGCGTAATATTCCTTCAATCCTTGAAGCGGCCCTGCCCGCCATGCGTAGTCGTGCTCAGGAACTGAGCCGTGAGTATTCCGAAGTTAACAGCTTTTTCTTCCTCGGTCGCGGACTTTACTTCCCGCTGGCCCTTGAAGGTGCGCTCAAGCTTAAGGAAATTTCCTACATCCACGCCGAAGGCTATGCCTCCGGTGAGATGAAGCATGGCCCCATCGCGCTCATCGATCCCAAGTTCCCTACTTTCGCCATGGCACTTAATGACGAGCTTTTTCCCAAGGTTAAATCAAACCTCGTAGAAGTTCAGGCCCGTGGCGGCGAGATCATTGCCCTGACCAATCCTGGTGTAGATCTCGATGTGGAACACCGTTGGTCCCTCCCCGAAGTCTGGGGGCCGCTGAACACATTCATCGCTCTCCCGGCCTTGCAGCTCTTCGCCTACGAAACCGCAGACTACCTCGGCAAAGACGTTGACCAGCCCAGGAATTTGGCAAAGTCTGTAACTGTCGAATAA
- a CDS encoding sigma-54-dependent Fis family transcriptional regulator, producing the protein MSEKIRILAVDDSKSTLEVLKRNLESNGYEVLTCLRVDEALPLLDEYDIDIVITDFRMPQATGLDLIRHVRENHRDVEIMMITGYPSISGAVEAIKDGAGEYLPKPFTTEELLTAMGRIEKRVNRRRAVKVVENPEESYGIVGSSPGMQLIFRRISKAASTNANVLISGDSGTGKELVARAIHYHSDRRAAPFVPVNCAAIPDSLVESELFGHVKGAFTGAKEGRAGFFEVANGGSVFLDEIGDASPNMQAKLLRVLQSKEFCKVGSSVVHTVDTRILAATHRNLKQLVEEGSFREDLYYRLNVVDVPVPSLAERGDDILVLVSNFLVKFSQSMQRPTLSITDEALQALRNYSWPGNVRELENLIQRLVVMVDHDPIEVNDLPTNMRFSLPVDSRVDRTLADVEREHIKNVLAMTNNNKTRAAEILGINRKTLREKLKRTEALQQ; encoded by the coding sequence ATGAGTGAAAAGATAAGAATTCTGGCAGTTGACGATAGTAAGAGCACTCTAGAGGTACTCAAGCGTAATCTTGAGTCAAACGGATATGAAGTGCTTACCTGCCTGCGGGTGGATGAAGCTCTGCCTCTGCTTGATGAATACGATATTGATATCGTCATAACAGATTTCCGAATGCCTCAGGCCACCGGGTTGGACCTCATCAGACACGTACGTGAAAACCATCGCGATGTTGAAATAATGATGATCACCGGCTATCCGTCAATATCCGGTGCAGTTGAGGCTATCAAGGACGGGGCAGGTGAATACCTGCCCAAACCTTTTACAACTGAAGAGTTGCTCACAGCCATGGGCCGCATTGAGAAAAGAGTCAACCGCAGGCGAGCGGTCAAAGTTGTTGAGAACCCTGAAGAGAGTTATGGGATAGTCGGTAGTTCGCCTGGAATGCAGCTGATTTTCCGTCGTATCAGCAAGGCAGCCTCCACCAATGCCAATGTACTGATTTCCGGTGATTCCGGTACAGGTAAGGAGCTTGTTGCTCGTGCTATCCATTACCACAGTGACCGCAGAGCGGCTCCATTTGTACCGGTTAACTGCGCAGCAATTCCTGATTCTCTGGTGGAGAGCGAACTTTTTGGTCACGTCAAAGGTGCTTTTACCGGAGCCAAGGAAGGTCGGGCCGGTTTCTTTGAGGTTGCCAATGGTGGATCTGTTTTTCTGGACGAAATAGGGGATGCAAGCCCCAATATGCAGGCCAAGTTGTTACGCGTGCTTCAGTCAAAGGAATTCTGTAAGGTTGGTTCAAGCGTGGTTCATACTGTTGATACACGCATTCTTGCTGCAACCCACAGGAACCTGAAGCAGCTGGTGGAGGAAGGATCTTTTCGTGAAGACCTCTATTACCGTCTTAATGTGGTAGATGTTCCGGTGCCTTCATTGGCCGAACGAGGGGATGATATCCTTGTTCTGGTCAGCAATTTTCTGGTCAAATTTTCCCAGTCCATGCAACGCCCCACACTGAGCATAACAGATGAAGCTCTACAGGCTCTGCGAAACTATTCATGGCCCGGCAACGTCCGTGAGCTGGAAAACCTTATTCAAAGACTGGTTGTAATGGTGGATCACGATCCTATCGAGGTGAATGATCTGCCTACTAATATGCGTTTCAGCCTACCCGTAGACAGTCGGGTGGACCGTACACTTGCGGACGTTGAGCGTGAGCACATCAAAAATGTGCTGGCCATGACCAATAACAACAAGACCCGCGCGGCCGAGATTCTAGGCATCAACCGAAAAACTTTGCGTGAGAAACTCAAACGAACGGAAGCTTTGCAGCAGTAG
- a CDS encoding PAS domain S-box protein codes for MLEDFIDIKKDCIGIVGRSFALSALSLLLHESSRDAAGIVLEAGVLIDESGTPLQDGHDFPLYADVGAMLSAHPSIEMVFELSGEAEMVAELRSSLPSDVALVELHAARFFLRLHATDRLWIACKANLMQTQALFKSVVDQFPEDIIIVGSDGTILDCNNHFAKRTGKMLPELQGKNPLKFFDSLASLCPLKNGAIDVSALPRHNKEQMFSESDEQGKMHFYRLYVYPIIEDGKDNVVQLVIICRNITERTLIEQRLQQTERMATVGELSAYIAHEIRNPLMAMGGFAKALMKDKNIDPSGQEKIKIILEEAQRLDRLLKSILSFVRSRDVQKNNIDVNRVAADAMQLLSLGCQLQGIEVDMDLDPCHPLGVGGTEQIRQCLINLVKNSMEAMPDGGSLKISSGISEKYVWLEVRDSGPGISDDLRTHVFDPFYSSKVYGNGLGLPMVKKIMEEFGGDVELASRPGKGTSVALLLRKAPVA; via the coding sequence ATGCTTGAAGATTTTATTGATATAAAAAAAGATTGCATCGGGATTGTGGGGCGATCATTCGCGCTTTCCGCACTGTCATTGCTGCTGCATGAAAGCAGCCGTGATGCCGCAGGTATAGTGCTGGAAGCAGGGGTTCTCATTGATGAATCCGGCACTCCCCTTCAGGACGGTCATGATTTTCCCCTTTATGCGGATGTGGGAGCCATGCTTTCCGCGCATCCATCCATAGAGATGGTTTTCGAGCTTTCCGGTGAAGCGGAGATGGTGGCAGAATTGCGTTCTTCTCTGCCGTCTGATGTCGCTCTTGTGGAGCTTCACGCAGCCCGGTTTTTTCTTAGACTACACGCAACTGATCGTTTGTGGATAGCCTGCAAGGCCAATCTTATGCAAACGCAGGCTTTGTTTAAGTCGGTGGTGGATCAGTTTCCCGAAGATATAATAATTGTCGGTTCTGATGGTACTATTCTGGATTGCAACAATCATTTTGCCAAGCGGACCGGGAAGATGCTGCCTGAGTTGCAAGGCAAGAATCCATTAAAATTTTTCGATTCTCTCGCATCTCTGTGCCCACTTAAGAATGGTGCTATCGATGTTTCGGCTTTGCCCCGCCATAATAAAGAGCAGATGTTCTCTGAGAGTGATGAGCAGGGCAAGATGCATTTTTATCGTCTTTACGTTTATCCTATTATTGAAGATGGTAAGGACAACGTTGTCCAGTTGGTAATCATTTGCAGGAATATCACCGAGCGGACCTTGATTGAGCAACGTTTGCAGCAGACTGAACGTATGGCTACCGTGGGCGAGCTTTCAGCTTACATTGCCCATGAGATTCGCAATCCGCTTATGGCTATGGGCGGTTTTGCCAAAGCTCTGATGAAAGACAAAAATATTGATCCTTCCGGGCAGGAGAAAATCAAGATTATCCTTGAGGAAGCCCAGCGGCTGGACCGTCTGCTTAAAAGTATTCTCAGTTTTGTACGTTCAAGGGATGTGCAAAAGAATAATATCGACGTCAACCGGGTTGCCGCCGATGCCATGCAGCTCCTTTCACTGGGGTGCCAGTTGCAGGGGATTGAAGTGGATATGGATCTTGATCCCTGCCATCCGCTCGGTGTCGGAGGGACGGAGCAGATTCGCCAGTGTTTGATCAATTTGGTCAAAAATTCCATGGAAGCCATGCCGGACGGGGGCAGTCTCAAAATTTCCAGCGGAATAAGTGAAAAGTATGTCTGGCTGGAGGTGCGCGATAGCGGACCCGGAATTTCAGATGATCTCCGTACTCATGTCTTTGATCCTTTCTATTCCAGCAAGGTTTACGGTAACGGTCTCGGGCTGCCCATGGTCAAGAAGATCATGGAAGAGTTCGGCGGAGATGTGGAGCTTGCCAGCCGTCCGGGCAAAGGCACCAGCGTGGCCCTGTTGCTGCGTAAAGCTCCAGTTGCCTAA